A window of Pedococcus aerophilus contains these coding sequences:
- a CDS encoding RluA family pseudouridine synthase encodes MPDARTLYVPDGLEGERVDAALARLFGVSRTKAADLAQAGDVQLNHAPAGKSDRVTAGDLLEVLLPTPEDSPSLKVIAEPVPGMGIIHDDDDIVVVDKPVGVAAHPSVGWTGPTVVGGLAAAGYRIATSGASERQGIVSRLDVGTSGLMVVAKSEYAYSVLKQAFRSRTVDKKYHALVQGLPDPVVGTIDAPIGRHPGHDYKFAVMDKGKPSVTHYEVIEAFRAASLLDIHLETGRTHQIRVHFSALRHPCAGDLTYGADPTLAARLGLERQWLHAVGLGFEHPGTGKHVTFESPYPADLQSALDRL; translated from the coding sequence ATGCCTGACGCCCGCACCCTGTACGTCCCCGACGGTCTCGAGGGCGAGCGCGTCGACGCCGCCCTGGCCCGCCTCTTCGGCGTCTCCCGCACCAAGGCCGCCGACCTCGCCCAGGCCGGCGACGTCCAGCTCAACCACGCGCCGGCCGGCAAGTCCGACCGCGTGACGGCCGGTGACCTCCTCGAGGTGCTCCTGCCGACCCCGGAGGACAGCCCGAGCCTCAAGGTCATCGCCGAGCCGGTCCCCGGCATGGGGATCATCCACGACGACGACGACATCGTCGTGGTCGACAAGCCCGTCGGCGTCGCGGCCCACCCGAGCGTGGGCTGGACCGGCCCGACCGTCGTCGGTGGTCTCGCCGCCGCCGGGTACCGCATCGCCACCAGCGGGGCGAGCGAGCGCCAGGGCATCGTGTCGCGCCTCGACGTCGGAACCAGTGGCTTGATGGTCGTGGCGAAGTCCGAGTACGCCTACAGCGTCCTCAAGCAGGCCTTCCGCAGCCGCACCGTCGACAAGAAGTACCACGCGCTCGTCCAGGGCCTGCCCGACCCGGTCGTCGGCACCATCGACGCCCCCATCGGCCGCCACCCCGGCCACGACTACAAGTTCGCGGTCATGGACAAGGGCAAGCCGAGCGTCACGCACTACGAGGTCATCGAGGCCTTCCGGGCGGCGTCGCTGCTCGACATCCACCTCGAGACCGGTCGCACCCACCAGATCAGGGTGCACTTCTCCGCGCTGCGGCACCCGTGCGCGGGCGACCTCACCTACGGCGCCGACCCGACCCTGGCCGCGCGCCTGGGCCTGGAGCGGCAGTGGCTGCACGCGGTCGGCCTCGGCTTCGAGCACCCCGGCACGGGCAAGCACGTCACCTTCGAGAGCCCCTACCCGGCGGACCTGCAGAGCGCGCTCGACCGCCTCTGA
- the dnaE gene encoding DNA polymerase III subunit alpha: protein MSSQPAAPTARSGSKSDSFVHLHVHTEYSMLDGAARIGDLFTRAAEMGMPALATTDHGYVFGAYEFWKKAQGTGVKPIIGVEAYVTPGTHRTDKTRVKWGDESQSRDDVSGSGAYTHMTLLAKNNNGLHNLFRLDSLASLDQVYAKWPRMDRELLSTYGQGLIATTGCPSGEIQTRLRLGQYKEAMQAASDFRDIFGAENYFCELMDHGLDIERRVQKDLLKLARELKLPLVATNDLHYSSPEDAKAHSALLCVQSGSTMMDPNRFKFDADDFYLKSPAEMRHTWRELPEACDNTLLIAEMCDISFTEGEGRFMPRFPCPPGENEESWFVKEVHTGLMERFPGGVPEYATKQAEFEIDVIASKGYAGYFLVVADFINWAKKNGIRVGPGRGSGAGSMCAYAMKITDLDPIPHGLIFERFLNPERASMPDFDIDFDERRRGEVIKYVTEKYGAERVAQIVTYGTIKAKQAVKDASRVMGHPFVVGEQLTKAMPPDVMGKGVPLSEIYNKDHKRYNEGGDFRALVESEPHFKEIVETAKGLEGLKRQWGVHAAGVIMSSEPLIDVIPIMRRLQDGQVITQFDYPSCESLGLVKMDFLGLRNLTILDDAIENIKANRDEDIDLDALSKDMTDKATYDLLARGDTLGVFQLDGGGMRTLLKLMQPDNFEDISAALALYRPGPMGVNAHTNFALRKNGKQILTPLDPQLEGKLQQEMIDALGPILGTTYGLVIYQEQVMEIAQKLAGYTLGNADLLRRAMGKKKKEVLDAEYVPFSEGMKAKGFNEASIAALWGVLVPFSDYAFNKAHTAAYGLVSYWTGYLKANYPAEYMAALLTSVGDDKDKSALYLGECRRMGIKVLPPDVNDSVGRFAAVGTDIRFGLQAIRNVGHNVVEGIIAAREEKGRFTSFKDFLSKCPAVVCNKRTIESLIKAGAFDGLAESRQGLVRVHEDYVDNFVDIKRQEAIGQDSLFGSFGGDDSGAESVDFSVLPPIPTTEWDKKTLLQFEREMLGLYVSDHPLFGIEHVLSSHADTSIASLTGEDGKPEGSNVTIAGLITGLQVKRTKKGDLWAIVTVEDLEGAIECLFFPSAYLTVQHALTHDAVVVVKGRVNRRDDTPSIYASDLTLPDISEGPRGPVVVTMDTNRATAAKVEELKSVLSSHPGSTEVHVRLSQPGRSVLMKLEDAYRVNATEALFGDLKVILGPRCLVG from the coding sequence ATGTCCTCCCAGCCCGCCGCCCCCACCGCTCGTTCCGGGTCGAAATCCGACTCGTTCGTCCACCTGCACGTGCACACCGAGTACTCCATGCTCGACGGTGCGGCGCGCATCGGTGACCTGTTCACCCGGGCCGCCGAGATGGGGATGCCGGCCCTGGCCACGACCGACCACGGCTACGTGTTCGGGGCCTACGAGTTCTGGAAGAAGGCCCAGGGGACCGGCGTGAAGCCGATCATCGGCGTCGAGGCCTACGTCACGCCCGGCACGCACCGCACCGACAAGACCCGCGTGAAGTGGGGCGACGAGTCCCAGTCGCGCGACGACGTCTCCGGCTCGGGCGCCTACACGCACATGACGCTGCTGGCCAAGAACAACAACGGCCTGCACAACCTGTTCCGGCTCGACTCGCTCGCCAGCCTCGACCAGGTGTACGCCAAGTGGCCGCGCATGGACCGCGAGCTGCTCAGCACCTACGGCCAGGGCCTGATCGCCACCACCGGCTGCCCGTCGGGGGAGATCCAGACCCGCCTGCGGCTCGGCCAGTACAAGGAGGCCATGCAGGCGGCGAGCGACTTCCGCGACATCTTCGGCGCCGAGAACTACTTCTGCGAGCTGATGGACCACGGCCTCGACATCGAGCGCCGCGTCCAGAAGGACCTGCTCAAGCTGGCCCGCGAGCTCAAGCTGCCGCTCGTGGCGACCAACGACCTGCACTACTCCAGCCCCGAGGACGCCAAGGCCCACTCGGCGCTGCTGTGCGTGCAGTCCGGCTCGACGATGATGGACCCCAACCGGTTCAAGTTCGACGCCGACGACTTCTACCTCAAGAGCCCGGCCGAGATGCGCCACACCTGGCGCGAGCTGCCCGAGGCCTGCGACAACACGCTCCTCATCGCCGAGATGTGCGACATCTCCTTCACCGAGGGCGAGGGCCGCTTCATGCCGCGGTTCCCCTGCCCGCCCGGGGAGAACGAGGAGAGCTGGTTCGTCAAGGAGGTGCACACCGGCCTGATGGAGCGGTTCCCCGGTGGGGTGCCGGAGTACGCGACGAAGCAGGCCGAGTTCGAGATCGACGTCATCGCCTCCAAGGGGTACGCCGGCTACTTCCTCGTCGTCGCCGACTTCATCAACTGGGCCAAGAAGAACGGCATCCGCGTGGGTCCCGGTCGTGGTTCGGGTGCCGGCTCCATGTGCGCCTACGCCATGAAGATCACCGACCTCGACCCGATCCCGCACGGCCTGATCTTCGAGCGCTTCCTCAACCCCGAGCGCGCGTCGATGCCCGACTTCGACATCGACTTCGACGAGCGCCGACGCGGCGAGGTCATCAAGTACGTGACGGAGAAGTACGGCGCCGAGCGCGTCGCGCAGATCGTCACCTACGGCACGATCAAGGCCAAGCAGGCGGTCAAGGACGCGTCCCGCGTGATGGGCCACCCCTTCGTCGTCGGCGAGCAGCTGACCAAGGCGATGCCCCCGGATGTCATGGGCAAGGGCGTCCCCCTGTCGGAGATCTACAACAAGGACCACAAGCGCTACAACGAGGGTGGCGACTTCCGGGCCCTGGTCGAGTCCGAGCCGCACTTCAAGGAGATCGTCGAGACCGCCAAGGGCCTCGAGGGGCTCAAGCGCCAGTGGGGCGTCCACGCCGCCGGCGTCATCATGTCCAGCGAGCCGCTGATCGACGTCATCCCGATCATGCGACGGCTCCAGGACGGCCAGGTCATCACCCAGTTCGACTACCCGAGCTGCGAGTCGCTCGGCCTGGTCAAGATGGACTTCCTCGGCCTGCGCAACCTCACGATCCTCGACGACGCCATCGAGAACATCAAGGCCAACCGCGACGAGGACATCGACCTCGACGCGCTGTCCAAGGACATGACCGACAAGGCGACGTACGACCTGCTCGCCCGCGGCGACACCCTCGGCGTCTTCCAGCTCGACGGCGGCGGCATGCGCACGCTGCTCAAGCTCATGCAGCCCGACAACTTCGAGGACATCTCCGCCGCCCTCGCGCTCTACCGCCCGGGGCCGATGGGCGTCAACGCGCACACCAACTTCGCGCTGCGCAAGAACGGCAAGCAGATCCTCACGCCGCTCGACCCCCAGCTCGAGGGCAAGCTCCAGCAGGAGATGATCGACGCCCTCGGGCCGATCCTCGGCACGACCTACGGCCTGGTGATCTACCAGGAGCAGGTCATGGAGATCGCCCAGAAGCTCGCCGGCTACACCCTCGGCAACGCCGACCTGCTGCGTCGCGCCATGGGCAAGAAGAAGAAGGAGGTGCTCGACGCCGAGTACGTCCCCTTCTCCGAGGGCATGAAGGCCAAGGGGTTCAACGAGGCCTCGATCGCCGCGCTGTGGGGCGTCCTCGTCCCGTTCTCCGACTACGCGTTCAACAAGGCGCACACCGCCGCCTACGGGTTGGTCTCCTACTGGACCGGCTACCTCAAGGCCAACTACCCGGCCGAGTACATGGCCGCGCTGCTCACCAGCGTCGGCGACGACAAGGACAAGTCCGCGCTCTACCTCGGCGAGTGCCGTCGGATGGGCATCAAGGTGCTGCCCCCGGACGTCAACGACTCGGTGGGGAGGTTCGCCGCCGTCGGCACCGACATCCGCTTCGGCCTCCAGGCCATCCGCAACGTCGGCCACAACGTCGTCGAGGGGATCATCGCCGCGCGCGAGGAGAAGGGGCGCTTCACCTCGTTCAAGGACTTCTTGTCCAAGTGCCCGGCCGTCGTGTGCAACAAGCGCACCATCGAGTCGCTGATCAAGGCCGGGGCCTTCGACGGGCTCGCCGAGTCGCGCCAGGGCCTGGTCCGGGTCCACGAGGACTACGTCGACAACTTCGTCGACATCAAGCGCCAGGAGGCCATCGGCCAGGACTCGCTGTTCGGGTCCTTCGGCGGCGACGACAGCGGCGCGGAGTCGGTGGACTTCTCCGTGCTGCCACCCATCCCGACGACGGAGTGGGACAAGAAGACGCTGCTGCAGTTCGAGCGCGAGATGCTCGGCCTCTACGTCTCCGACCACCCGTTGTTCGGCATCGAGCACGTGCTGAGCTCGCACGCCGACACCTCCATCGCGAGCCTCACGGGAGAGGACGGCAAGCCCGAGGGCTCCAACGTCACGATCGCCGGGCTCATCACCGGCCTGCAGGTCAAGCGCACCAAGAAGGGCGACCTCTGGGCGATCGTCACGGTGGAGGACCTCGAGGGTGCCATCGAGTGCCTGTTCTTCCCCTCGGCCTACCTCACGGTCCAGCACGCCCTGACCCACGACGCCGTCGTGGTCGTCAAGGGTCGGGTCAACCGGCGCGACGACACCCCGTCGATCTACGCCTCCGACCTCACGCTGCCCGACATCTCCGAGGGGCCCCGCGGGCCGGTCGTGGTCACGATGGACACCAACCGGGCCACGGCGGCCAAGGTCGAGGAGCTCAAGTCCGTGCTCTCGTCGCACCCGGGGTCGACCGAGGTGCACGTCCGGCTCAGCCAGCCCGGCCGGTCGGTGCTGATGAAGCTCGAGGACGCCTACCGCGTCAACGCCACCGAGGCGTTGTTCGGCGACCTCAAGGTGATCCTCGGGCCACGCTGCCTCGTCGGCTGA